From the Clupea harengus chromosome 15, Ch_v2.0.2, whole genome shotgun sequence genome, one window contains:
- the LOC116223844 gene encoding putative nuclease HARBI1: MNALLALFLSLVYPFLLPMWKLRYLHTRGRNLRLLAALEMQPPSPRRRCRINVAMPLLALYFDGHSDMRVDFRLTRESFNALMAVLGTDCDHGWGPEISCLVFIFWLASATSYRVVARAFDMPRATVHRLVHRMSGQIAALLYTVVRHPTGEELPRLGARFARLAGSAAFSRVVGAIDGCHIRVKPPAEDAACYFNRKLFHSIQLQAICDDKCKFIDVCVGYPGSVHDARVLKNSPIYYEQSYPPPGYCILGDGGYPCLSQPICLMTPFRQPVRNHLQARYNCCLSKARCVVERSFGILKTRWRSIFLKALEVDVRFVPEVIVCCTVLHNICLTNGDLLEPDADVGRAAEDQPAPEPAPAPPGNVSGAENRERIAIQCYVPDHDYI, from the exons atgaatgcactgcttGCCCTCTTTTTGTCCCTTGTTtacccctttctcctccccatGTGGAAACTGCGATACCTCCACACCCGCGGCAGGAACCTCCGCCTTCTGGCTGCACTCGAGATG cagCCACCCAGTCCCAGGCGGCGCTGCCGTATCAATGTTGCAATGCCACTGCTGGCATTGTATTTTGATGGCCACAGTGACATGAGGGTGGACTTCAGGCTCACCCGAGAGTCATTTAACGCCCTCATGGCTGTGCTGGGCACTGATTGTGACCATGGTTGGGGCCCTGAGATCTCctgtcttgtttttattttttggctTGCCAGCGCCACCTCCTATCGGGTGGTGGCCAGGGCCTTCGACATGCCCCGGGCCACCGTTCACCGGCTGGTGCACAGGATGAGTGGGCAGATCGCTGCGCTCCTGTACACCGTTGTCCGCCACCCTACAGGAGAGGAACTCCCACGCCTAGGTGCCCGCTTCGCCCGTCTAGCTGGGTCAGCAGCCTTCAGCAGAGTGGTGGGGGCTATTGATGGCTGCCACATCCGAGTAAAGCCCCCAGCGGAGGATGCTGCCTGTTATTTCAACAGGAAGCTTTTTCACTCCATCCAGCTGCAGGCCATCTGTGATGATAAGTGCAAatttatagatgtgtgtgtgggctacccAGGCTCAGTGCATGATGCCAGGGTCCTAAAAAACAGCCCCATCTACTATGAGCAGTCATACCCTCCACCAGGATACTGTATCCTTGGGGATGGTGGCTACCCCTGCCTGTCCCAACCCATCTGCCTCATGACCCCCTTCAGGCAGCCTGTCCGCAACCACCTCCAAGCACGCTACAACTGCTGCCTGTCAAAGGCGAGGTGTGTTGTGGAGAGGTCCTTTGGGATACTGAAGACGCGATGGCGGTCCATCTTCTTGAAGGCCCTGGAGGTGGATGTGAGGTTTGTGCCAGAGGTCATTGTCTGCTGCACTGTGCTCCACAACATCTGCCTCACCAACGGTGACCTGCTGGAGCCAGATGCAGATGTCGGGAGGGCAGCAGAGGACCAGCCAGCACCagaaccagcaccagcacctccAGGAAACGTCTCTGG